Proteins encoded in a region of the Rutidosis leptorrhynchoides isolate AG116_Rl617_1_P2 chromosome 9, CSIRO_AGI_Rlap_v1, whole genome shotgun sequence genome:
- the LOC139866881 gene encoding uncharacterized protein, translating into MNANDPDFVLVSPFEVIAKKFFCFACLEISRIPVSFVSKGNASIVGILFGDVIAVAKSTSELGNVDSLFVFVKSTNPKHIHDSIVVYLEDDSFLMCTLTNVWVFEVSDIKSLDRLCDSFDRHSLVSTNRFVVSNCQIFNPRMETPSVANHPTGVDHPSAILTTNVDGSGLVVNSSELRFGSLNLPDSVGPFADQDHGPDQLHHKLCFGDRLEVLKNDKLKRNAVFNGHRDEGLVNKESRLKMKGVLGLSSYPLKDYDGDLVRGDTIQKVFMDSHKACYFGALTSGSSESREDHVCDLVEDKEVGFFEELEMEGSLPPSVSGIRIGCGATNVSSYEIKNRKGKIFNRLKVDGVVVKPIIKTRKGKVVRW; encoded by the exons ATGAATGCTAATGACCCTGATTTCGTGTTGGTGTCCCCGTTTGAGGTGATTGCAAAAAAGTTTTTTTGTTTTGCTTGCCTTGAAATCTCAAGGATTCCGGTGTCGTTTGTTTCCAAAGGTAATGCGTCTATTGTAGGCATTTTATTTGGGGATGTTATTGCAGTTGCTAAATCTACTTCAGAATTGGGCAATGTGGATTCTCTTTTTGTTTTTGTGAAGTCGACTAATCCAAAGCATATTCATGACTCAATTGTGGTGTACTTAGAAGATGATTCTTTTTTGATGTGTACTTTGACTAATGTTTGGGTTTTTGAGGTGTCGGATATTAAATCACTTGATCGGTTGTGTGATTCTTTTGACCGTCATTCGCTTGTTTCTACTAATCGATTTGTGGTGTCAAATTGTCAAATTTTTAATCCACGTATGGAGACACCCTCTGTTGCTAATCATCCCACTGGTGTTGATCATCCTAGTGCAATTTTGACAACTAATGTTGATGGGTCTGGTTTGGTTGTTAATAGTTCGGAATTGAGGTTTGGTTCATTGAATTTACCGGATT CTGTTGGGCCGTTTGCAGATCAGGATCATGGCCCGGATCAGCTTCATCATAAGCTTTGTTTTGGTGATAGATTGGAAGTCTTAAAAAATGATAAGTTGAAAAGAAATGCGGTTTTTAATGGACATCGGGATGAAGGGTTAGTTAATAAGGAGTCTAGATTAAAGATGAAAGGGGTCTTGGGTTTGAGTTCTTATCCGCTTAAAGACTACGATGGTGACTTGGTGCGTGGAGATACGATTCAAAAGGTGTTTATGGACTCACATAAAGCTTGTTATTTTGGTGCTCTTACATCTGGCTCTAGTGAAAGTAGAGAGGATCACGTGTGTGATCTTGTTGAAGATAAGGAGGTTGGTTTTTTTGAGGAGCTTGAAATGGAAGGGTCGCTTCCTCCTTCCGTATCAGGCATTAGAATTGGTTGTGGAGCTACAAATGTATCGTCCTATGAGATTAAAAACCGGAAAGGTAAGATTTTTAACCGTTTGAAGGTGGATGGTGTGGTGGTTAAACCGATTATTAAAACTCGAAAAGGTAAGGTGGTTAGATGGTAA